In uncultured Methanobacterium sp., a genomic segment contains:
- a CDS encoding 6-pyruvoyl-tetrahydropterin synthase-related protein encodes MEYEKITKNKSVLLLLIPAILAFIIALIPTLKYQWPLSWDIYYHVHLAKLYMEQGLTFWDPLTYAPFGRPIFYPPLFHYLLAALAALLKVDPFQIARYLQPVFAFSLVLSFTYVARQFYNLRVALLAGFFLFFTSVFHRAMLPLPETLALIFFPLAVYFYYCALEGDGHIFAVLGGIIGGLMMLTHNLTGLIMLGVVLLFTLSLKLRKDEVDYSSLGIFLGFTLIVAALWWVPLLIQYGYTFHNPQAVLQGPVEYLIILAKTLGVPALIFAVLWLIIRIKGFKENSMKRWAEKLSRKDILIITWTLFLLILSNAYILGFSILIDRILNFAVFPVMIMAALGLEYIHTCSTKPSYEKIYKVLIIILIISAVFSGLFYALSVKPMVTDSQRDLAQWFVDNGDGKSVVMSLTEGIDPVIVSVSRQPVSTGGYQPGMVKVLDRNLYYSGNFTKEDVKRDNIGYFVEQSPISHPGYFTLVYQNKDYKVWRVNI; translated from the coding sequence ATGGAATATGAAAAAATAACTAAAAATAAGTCTGTTCTGTTACTTCTGATTCCTGCCATTCTGGCATTCATCATTGCTCTTATTCCCACTTTAAAGTACCAGTGGCCCTTAAGCTGGGATATATATTACCATGTACACCTGGCCAAACTTTACATGGAACAGGGACTAACATTCTGGGACCCTTTAACCTATGCCCCATTTGGCAGGCCAATATTCTATCCTCCTCTATTCCATTACCTCCTTGCGGCATTGGCGGCCCTTTTGAAAGTTGATCCCTTCCAGATAGCCAGGTATCTTCAACCAGTTTTTGCATTTTCCCTGGTTTTATCATTCACCTATGTTGCCCGCCAGTTTTACAACTTAAGAGTGGCCTTACTGGCTGGATTTTTCCTGTTTTTCACATCAGTATTCCACCGGGCTATGCTACCATTACCTGAAACCCTGGCCTTAATCTTCTTCCCCCTGGCGGTTTACTTTTACTACTGTGCACTGGAAGGCGATGGTCATATATTTGCGGTTTTAGGGGGTATTATCGGCGGATTAATGATGTTAACCCATAACTTAACCGGATTAATAATGTTAGGGGTGGTACTGCTTTTCACATTATCCCTCAAACTGCGAAAGGATGAGGTGGATTACTCCTCATTAGGAATATTCCTGGGATTTACCCTCATAGTGGCTGCTTTATGGTGGGTTCCCCTATTGATCCAGTATGGATACACTTTCCACAACCCTCAAGCAGTTCTTCAGGGTCCGGTTGAATATTTAATCATTCTGGCCAAGACATTGGGAGTTCCAGCCCTGATATTTGCTGTTTTATGGTTAATTATTCGGATTAAAGGATTCAAAGAAAATAGTATGAAAAGATGGGCTGAAAAATTGTCCCGAAAAGATATTTTAATAATTACCTGGACTTTATTCCTGTTAATATTAAGCAATGCGTATATTTTGGGATTTTCCATACTCATAGATCGAATACTGAATTTTGCAGTCTTTCCAGTGATGATAATGGCTGCACTGGGCTTGGAATACATCCACACCTGCAGTACCAAACCAAGCTACGAAAAAATATACAAAGTTCTAATTATCATTTTAATCATCTCTGCAGTTTTTTCAGGATTATTCTACGCCCTATCTGTAAAACCAATGGTCACTGACTCTCAAAGAGATTTAGCCCAGTGGTTTGTGGATAATGGGGATGGTAAGAGTGTGGTCATGTCCCTCACTGAAGGCATTGATCCGGTGATTGTCTCGGTATCCAGGCAGCCAGTTTCCACAGGGGGTTACCAGCCGGGTATGGTTAAAGTCCTTGATCGAAACCTTTACTACAGTGGAAATTTCACAAAAGAAGATGTTAAAAGGGATAATATTGGATACTTTGTAGAACAGTCCCCAATATCTCATCCTGGTTATTTCACCCTGGTTTACCAGAACAAAGATTATAAAGTTTGGAGGGTAAATATTTAG